Proteins found in one Deinococcus humi genomic segment:
- a CDS encoding general stress protein: MTSDNRNHGGGHHSERGFTVKDDERQREIALECGRAAHESGNAHEFAGEEARKAGRKGGEACGGN; this comes from the coding sequence ATGACGAGCGACAATCGCAATCACGGTGGCGGCCACCACAGCGAACGTGGCTTTACGGTGAAGGATGACGAGCGACAGCGCGAGATCGCTTTAGAATGCGGACGCGCGGCCCACGAAAGCGGCAACGCTCACGAGTTCGCCGGCGAAGAAGCTCGTAAAGCGGGGCGGAAGGGCGGTGAAGCTTGCGGCGGCAACTAG